CCGACAGCCTTTCGGTTCCTCCAGTTTCTGTGACAGTTCTTGCGACCGAGTAGCACGATTCGGCTGGGAAGCGTTAGACGGCTTTCTAAACGTTCTCGGGGTTTCTCGTCGCGTCGTAAAACGACCTTTACCCGTCTCGCCGGGGGTGTGAAGCGTCCGAATCGAACCTAACGCTCGCCCCCCTTGATAACCCTCCCTGTCGTAGGCAGAAGCAAGATGTCTGGTGCATCGTCGACCCCCGCTGACTACCTCCCCTCGTTCGACGCCCCCGTCGAATCGATCAGAGCGACCGCCCTCCGAACTGCCGCCGCCCCCATCCGCTTCGTCGGCTTCTGGGCCGCCGTCGCGTTGCCGTTCCTCTACCTGCCCCTGCTGTGGCAGGGACTGGAGGCGAACGAACTGACCGTGTTCGTCGGTCTCCTCGGTCTCCACCTGCTCGCGCTGGTGGTCGGCCACAACCACAGGAGCGACTGATCGCCCGAGGGAGTCGTCCCGCCCGTCACGTCGCGTGACCACACCACGGTCGCGCGTCGACCGTGACCGAACTACCACCGGCCCTCCACCGTGGCACTCTACGTCACCGCTGGTCGTCACCCCGAGAGCGACCGTATTCGTCGCCGTCCGCGGTCGAGAGCGACAATGCTCGAAGCGACAGCATCCGACAGACAGCCCGTGACGACCGCGGTTCGACGCAACGGTCAGAAGTCGATCCCGCGCCTCAGAAGCCGATCCCGAAGACGAAGACGACGAGGACGGCGAGACCGACCGAGACGACGAACGTCACCGCGAACACCGGCTTGCTCCACGACAGCACCGTCTTCCCGTCGAGCGGGCCGAACGGGATCATGTTGAACCCCGCGAGGAAGAGGTTGATCGCCAGTCCGCGTCCGCCGATCAGCGTCAACAGGTCGAGACCGGCGACGATGCCGACGATCCAGAGCGGGAAGAAGATCACGGAGAGAACGAGGTTCACGACCGGGCCGGCCAGCGCGATCAGTCCGTGCTGACGCTCGGTCAATCTGCCCTGGTGGTGGACCGCGCCGGGGGCGGCGAAGAGGAACCCGATCGTCGCCGAGACGACGGCGAGAAACAGCATCCCGTAGTCGGCCCGGAACTCCGCGATCTGGCCGTACCGCACCGCCGTCACCTTGTGACCGAGTTCGTGGAGCAGGAAGCCCACACCCGCGGTGAGGAGACTGACGACGATCAGGACGACTGCGGTGCCGCCCGAGAGGGCCGCGACGAACCGCGTCCCGCCACCCTCGAAGAAGATGGCGAAGGCGAGGCCGAGGGCGGCCCACGCGACCAGTAGATCCCGGATCTCGTCGCTGCTGAACTGGAGGCGACCGCTGCCGAGGCTCACGTCAGGGCCCCCCAGATGAGGTCGGCGCTGTTGCGCGCCCCGTCTATCATCAGCCGACTCACGCCGTCTAACCCGCCCAGTTCCTGTCCGAACAGCGGGAGGACGTAGGTGACGAACAGCAGACTGGCGACGATGCTCCCGATGTTCGTCGCCGCGACGATCATGATGAGACGGAACAGCGGGACGTCGAACATCTCGCCGACGAGGTCGGTCAGTGGCTTCTCCTCGTCGGACAGCAGTCTGTTCAGCGTCGAGATGTCGGAGACGTTGACCGGCGTGTGGCGGAGTTCGACGTAGCCCGTGAACCAACCCGGCGCGAGCAAGGGGTTCACCGACGTCATCCACGCCACGAGACCGCCGACGAGCGAGGACGACCAGCGCGCGCCCGCCAGTTTCGCCAGGCCGAACGCGAAGACCCCGTTGACGACGAACCACGCCGCAAAGAGTCGAAGGAGGAAGTCGTTCCGCACCCCGGCCATCGCCAGCAGGACGAAGAAGGCGACGAAGCCGACCGAGATGGCTCCGGCGAGCAGCTTCCCCCACGGGAAGCCGGTCGACTCGGCCGTACCGGTCAGCGACTCCATCGGCGGGAGTGTCTCTGGCTCGGCGAGGTAGCGTTCGATCCCCTCGCGGTGACCCGCACCGACGATGGCGACGACGTGCTTCCCCTGTGCTCGCAGGTCGACGAGGTTGTGCGCGATGTAGGCGTCACGCTCGTCGATCAGCGCCTCCGCGCCGCCGGGGCTGAACTGCCGGAACTCCTCCATCATCATCGAGACGACGTCGGTGTCGGTCAACTCTGCCATGTCGAACTCCTCGTACTCCTCCTCGGCACCGGCGTCGAGTCCCAGTACGTCGATTGCGATGCCGGCGACCGCGCCGACCAAGACGCCCAGCGAGACGCCCAGCGTCATGCTCCCGACGATGCGCACCGCGAAGTCGCCCAACACGGCGGAGACGAGTGGGTCGGCCAGTCCGAGACCGACGCCGCCGACGATGCCGACCGCGAGACCGCCGCCGATGCCGTACAGCAGGCTCCGGTCGGCGTCGACGAACTGCTGGGCGACGGCGTCGAGGACGTAGCTCCCGACGACCGCGAGCAGCAGCCCACCGGTGAGACGGGTCATGATCGGTAGCCCGATGCCGAAGACGGACTCGCCGAGCAGGCCGATGATCGGGCCGGCGATCAGGCCGACGATCAGGCCGGCCGTGAGACCGACGACCCGCGAGTCGGTGACGCCGAAGGCGAGGCCACCGACCATGTGGAGTTTCTCGCGGAGCGACATCCGCGCCCAGAAGCGCTGGATCGTGTTCTGGATGTCCCGATCGACCAAGGCCACGTCGATGCCGAACTCCTCGGCGGTCTCGCAGGCGGCGAGCATGTCGGCACCCGGCTGGATGTCGAACTTCTCGCCCATCTGCGTCTGGACGTACGAGAGCATCCAGTAGGCGATGAACTGGAAGACGGTGTTGCCGCGCAGGAGGTCGCCCGGTTCGATGTCGTCCGGGGTCTCGCCCTGCATCTGGCGGTAGCGCCCCTCGTCCAACTCGACTGCGACCACGTCCGGTCGCTCCTCGTCGATGACACGCTCTACCTCCTCGACGGAGTCGGCAGAGACGTGTGCGGTGCCGACGACGCGGACGCTCCCCTCGCCGGGGTCGTCGCCAGCGGTCGCCACCTGTTCACTCATTGGCCCCTGCTACTGGGCGGGCGCTGTTATCGTTGTCGGAAGCACGACACGGGCCGATCACCGGCCGTCACTCGGGAGCGACCGCTCGCCGACCCCGGCACAGTCTTTTGTCGCCGCCCGTCGTCGTGGCGGACGTGCAGACAGACGAGACCGACTCGGTCGCCGCCGCCGATCTCTCGACAGTCGCGGGTGTCCGTGACCTGACCCGCCGGTGTCTCGACGCCGGTATCGCGGCAGCCGACCCCCGACGGGCCGCCGCCGAGCGACTCACGCTCGACGGCGACGACCTCCTCGTGCCGACCGGCGGCGAGGGTGGAGCGCCGACGACTACCGGTGAGTCGACCGCCGGGTACGACCTGTCCGCGTTCGACCGCGTGCTGGTCGGCGGCGGCGGGAAGGCGGTCGGCGGACTGGCGCACGGACTGCTCGATCGACTCGGCGACCGGATCGACGAGGGGGTGGTGGTGACGACAGACGCCGGGTCTGCCGAGAAGGGGGAGAGCCGAGGCGGAGCGGACGCCGCCGCGATCGGCCCCGTCCGCGTCCTGCCGGGCGACCACCCGACACCGAGCGAGCGCGGCGTCCGGTCGACCGAGGCGGTCCTCGAACTGGCCGACGAGGCGACCGCCGACGACCTGTTCGTCGTCCTGCTGACCGGCGGCGGGAGTGCCCTCCTCACGGCCCCGGCACCGGGACTCACACTCGCCGACCTCCGGCAGACGACCGACGCACTGCTCGCCTCCGGTGCCGACATCCGGGAGATCAACGCGGTCCGGAAACACTGCTCGGCGATCAAGGGTGGACACCTGGCTCGGCGGGCCAGTCCCGCGACGGTGCTCGGACTGGCGATCAGCGACGTCGTCGGCGACGATCTCGCGACCATCGCCAGCGGGCCGACCGCGCCCGATCCGTCGACGTTCCGGGACGCACACGACGTGCTCGATCGCTACGGGATCGACGCACCGGCGGCGGTTCGTGACCGACTCCGGCGGGGTGCAGACGGCGGGGGCGAGGAGACACCGAAGCCGGGCGATCCGGTCTTCGACGACGTTCGAACGGTCGTACTGGCGAACGGCCACACCGCGCTGTCGGCGGCACGGGAGGCCGCCGAAGCCACCGGACCGGGTTCGGGGGTGGAGACGTGTCTCCTGACGGGTCGGCTACGCGGCGAGGCCAGCGTCGTCGGGCAGACCCTCACCGGCATCGCGGAGGAGGTCGCCGCCACTGGAAACCCGGTGTCGCCGCCTGCGGTGCTGGTGGCCGGCGGCGAGACGACCGTCACCGTCACCGGGTCGGGCGTTGGCGGCCCGAACGGGGAACTCGCGCTGTCGGCCGCAGTCGAGTTCGTCGACTGGCCGGCCGTCGGCGGCGAGACGCCGGTGGCACTCGGGAGCGTGGACACCGACGGCAGAGACGGGAGTACCGACGCCGCCGGCGCGCTCGTCGATCAGACGACGGTCGGCGGCGACGAGAGCGACAGGCCGGGCCTCGGACACGCACGCGATGCGCTGGCCGACGACGACAGCCACGGCTACCTCGGTGCGCGTGGCGCACTCGTCCACACCGGGCCGACCGGGACGAACGTCAACGACCTCGTGGTGCTCGTCGTCGGGACGCCCGAGGAGTAGTGCGTCTCCGAGCGCCACACCACCTGTCACCCGGGCGACTGGAAGCAACAAGTTTGTGTCCTCGCCAGCGATAGGAGGGGTATGGCCGACCTGTTGCCCTCCCAGCCCGACACCTCGGCTGCCGACGAGGCCGAACCTCGGGTGATCGGCGTCGACAGCGACGACGCGGACGACCTGCTGTCGGCGCTCTCCTCGAACACCGCCCGGAAACTCCTCAGTGCGCTCCACGAGGACCCCGACACACCCTCCTCGCTCGCGGAGCGACTCGACACCTCGCTCCAGAACGTCCAGTACCACCTCGGAAAACTGGAGTCCGCGAACGTGGTCCGCGTCATCGACACGGTCTACTCGGAGAAGGGCCGCGAGATGAAGGTGTACGCGCCGACGGACCGACCGCTGGTCGTGTTCGCCGGGCGCGAGGAGGAGTCGACCGGACTGAAGACCGCGCTCAGCCGACTGATCGGCGGCTTCGGTATCCTCGCCGGGGTCAGTCTGCTCGTCCAGTACCTGCTGGCCGACGGCCCGTGGTTCGGCGCACAGACCGGCAGCGCCGGCACCGCCGACGTGCAGACGACCACCGAATCGACACGCATCGCGGCCGAGACGGCCGCCACGCTCCCACCGGGACTGGTCTTCTTCCTCGGCGGGACGCTGATGCTGCTTGCCGTCTTCGGCGTCTGGTACGTCCGGTCGCGGGCGTAGTCTGCGTTCGAGAGAATCGGTCGCAAACCTGCTCGGCGCTGTTGGGGCTACCGACCGCTGTGAGGTGAACAGTTCGTCAGGTCACGGCGAGGGTGGTCCCGGCTTCGTACTTCAACGGTCGGTCCCGGGTGGCTGATCGTCAGACCGGCCGTGAGAATCAGTTCTCCGCTCGGACGCCGGCAGGCACCGCCTGGACGCCGAGTGTCCCGGAGAGGTCGTCGCCCGGCCGAGCGCCGTTCCCGGTCGTGTCGATGCGGAGACTGGCGTACGCCGTCGCACCCGGCCCGAGCGTGAACTGCGTCGCCGGGTCGTCGGTCCCCGGAACCCGGAGCGTCCCGAGTCGGTCACCCGTCGACGAGACGACGTGCAGGGCGAGTCGGGAACCGGCGTCGACGCTGCCGATCCAACTGCGGTCTGCGAGTCGGTAGCCGACCCGGACCGTCTTCGACTCGTCGGTCGTGTTCGTGAGCGTCACCGCAGACGGGTCGGGTCGCGTACCGGACGAGTCGTCGACGGGGGCACCCAACCACACGACCGCGCCGACGGGGACGGCACCGTCGGTACCGGGTTCGATCAACGTGGCGTCGTCGCCCGGCGTCACGCCGGCGTCGAGGTCCGTCCCGACCCGGATCGCCCCGGCAGCGTCGAGTCCGTCGAGGTCCGAACCGAGTGCCGCCACGGCACCCCCGCCGACGCCGAGGACGGCCCCGACACTCGCCAGTATCCCTCGGCGAGTCGTCACGCCGACCACCCCGCCGACGGCGGCCACGCAGACCACACGTGGTGAGAGATCGGCGGAGACGGCACGGGACCGGACGCCGACGCTCGCGCTCCTCGGCAGTCGTTCGGTCGGACTCGATACACATCGCCGTCTACGAAAGTGTCGTACAGAAGCCGTCTGCCTATACGAAGTGGGTCGGCGGTTCGGTCACCCGATACACAAAGGCCGTCAGTCGTCGTCGCCGAACAGTGCCGTGAACAGCCGTCGTTCGGCAGTTCTGAGGTGTTCGCTGAACGTCGGTTGGCTGATACCGAGGTGACCGGCGACCGTCTCCGCGTCGGTCTCGCGCGGTGACGCGAAGTAGCCGTGCGCGACTGCCGTCTCCAGCACCTCGCGCTGGCGGTCGGTGAGCAGATCGGCGAGTCCGTCGCTCCACTCGCCTCGTTCGTCGCTGAGTTGGCGCTGGAGTTCGACCGTCCCGTACCGTCCGTCGAGTGCGTCCACGACGGTGCTCGGGTCGACGCCCGACGGGACGGTCGCCTCGACGCGTGCGGCCTCCGGTGTCGCGGTGAGTGCCTCCAGTCGGCCGCCGTGATCGGCGAGCATCGTCCCGAGCCACGCGCCGTCCTGTCGGAGTCGGACCGCCGTCGTGTAGTCGCCCCCGTCGGCGTCGACGGTCTCGGCGGCTCGGATCGTCGCGGTTCGCTCTGCGAGCGCGAGTGCGTCCTCGGCGACCGACGTCGGGAGTCGCAGGGTGAGGTCGGCGGTGTCGCCGTCCGTGGTCCAGCCGTCGACCAGTTCGACGCGACAGTCGAGGCGTGTCGCCACGCGCAACGCGAAGTCGGGTGCGCCGGTGAGGCGGAGCGTGAGTTCGGTTCGCCGGTCCCCCGTGAGCGCTCGGCGTCTGATCCCCGCACTCCGGGCGAACGCGACCAGCGAACCGAGGAGGGACAGCGACTCCTCGATGGCTTCGAAGGCACCCGGCGTCGTGGCGTACAGTTTCAACACGCCGTAGCTGGCGTTTCGGTAGCAGAGCGGGATGGCACAGGTGGACTGATAGCCGCGAGCGAGCGCTCGCCGCGCCCAGTCCTCGTCGTCACAGTCCTCGACGAGACTGCCGACGTGCTGAATCTCGCCAGTCTCGACGGCTGCACGCGCCGGATGAACGCCACTGGGGCTGTGGTCCGGTTCGTCGTCGAGCCAGTCTGCACCCTCGGCGTCGCCGTCTGTGCAGCGTCGCGGGACGACAGTTCGGTCCCTGTCCGTCTCGCCGATCCACGCGAACGCGACCGGTTCGACGGTCGTCACGTCGTCGCAGACGGCCTGTTCCATCCGTGCCACGGTCGGCGTCGAGACCACCGCGTCGACCACCACACCGAGCAGTTCGACCGCGTGGCCGAGCGCGTCCAATCTCTCGTCTCTGCGTGCGAGTCGTCGCTCGCGTTCCGCGAGTGCGCGCTCCTGGACCGCCCGGTCCAGTGTGACCTCGGCGAGCAACGCGAGGAGGCTGGCGAACTCGACACCGCGCTCGCTCTCTGGTTCGACCCGAGCGACCCGTGGGGTACCTGTGCCGTTTCGACCGTCGGCAGAGGTCGTCCCGGTCGCGTCGGTCGCGTCGGTTGCACCGGTCGCGTCGGTCGCCGGCGCTCCTCGACCGTCCGTGTCGCTCGCCGTCTCGGTGGCCGCGGGTCGGCGACCGAACTCGAGCAACAGGACCCCGTGGCTGCCGACCGGGAGGAGCAGTGTCTCGTCGACGGCGGGGTCGTCAGGCCCGACGCTCCGTTCCGGCCCGAGGGCCGCCGCCCGGTGGCGGGGGAGCCCCTCGGCGAAGGAGCGCCAGACGACACTGTCGGTGTCCGTGATCGGCGGGAGGTCCTCGGGGTCGTCGTCGCCCGGTGCCAGCGCGGTCGGGGAGAGTTCACCGGAGGCGCGGTCGTATCGGTAGCAGACGACACACGTCGCCCCGAACGCCTCGACCGCCGCACCTGCGACGAGCGAGTAGATTTCGGCGACGGACGAGGCACCCGTCAGCGCGGCCGCCGCGCTCTGTAGCTCCCGGAACAGTCGCTCGTGACGCTTGTGGGTCGTCACGTCTCTGACGACCGCGACGACGACGTCGACACCGTCGACCGTCGCGGGACGCAGTGTGACGTTCACCCAGCGGCGCTCCCCGTCGGGTCGTTCGATCCGCCAGTCGAACCGCTGTGGGTCGCCGCCGGCGGCGGCCTCGATCAGTGTAC
This genomic window from Salinirubrum litoreum contains:
- a CDS encoding ArsR/SmtB family transcription factor gives rise to the protein MADLLPSQPDTSAADEAEPRVIGVDSDDADDLLSALSSNTARKLLSALHEDPDTPSSLAERLDTSLQNVQYHLGKLESANVVRVIDTVYSEKGREMKVYAPTDRPLVVFAGREEESTGLKTALSRLIGGFGILAGVSLLVQYLLADGPWFGAQTGSAGTADVQTTTESTRIAAETAATLPPGLVFFLGGTLMLLAVFGVWYVRSRA
- a CDS encoding glycerate kinase type-2 family protein, with amino-acid sequence MQTDETDSVAAADLSTVAGVRDLTRRCLDAGIAAADPRRAAAERLTLDGDDLLVPTGGEGGAPTTTGESTAGYDLSAFDRVLVGGGGKAVGGLAHGLLDRLGDRIDEGVVVTTDAGSAEKGESRGGADAAAIGPVRVLPGDHPTPSERGVRSTEAVLELADEATADDLFVVLLTGGGSALLTAPAPGLTLADLRQTTDALLASGADIREINAVRKHCSAIKGGHLARRASPATVLGLAISDVVGDDLATIASGPTAPDPSTFRDAHDVLDRYGIDAPAAVRDRLRRGADGGGEETPKPGDPVFDDVRTVVLANGHTALSAAREAAEATGPGSGVETCLLTGRLRGEASVVGQTLTGIAEEVAATGNPVSPPAVLVAGGETTVTVTGSGVGGPNGELALSAAVEFVDWPAVGGETPVALGSVDTDGRDGSTDAAGALVDQTTVGGDESDRPGLGHARDALADDDSHGYLGARGALVHTGPTGTNVNDLVVLVVGTPEE
- a CDS encoding metalloprotease is translated as MSLGSGRLQFSSDEIRDLLVAWAALGLAFAIFFEGGGTRFVAALSGGTAVVLIVVSLLTAGVGFLLHELGHKVTAVRYGQIAEFRADYGMLFLAVVSATIGFLFAAPGAVHHQGRLTERQHGLIALAGPVVNLVLSVIFFPLWIVGIVAGLDLLTLIGGRGLAINLFLAGFNMIPFGPLDGKTVLSWSKPVFAVTFVVSVGLAVLVVFVFGIGF
- a CDS encoding bacterio-opsin activator domain-containing protein: MDTGADRPEVDEGAVVEQIDDGVLLHDPETGYIVDANRAAVDIYGYPVPDLCGMRVAELSAPDPTYDDARARTLIEAAAGGDPQRFDWRIERPDGERRWVNVTLRPATVDGVDVVVAVVRDVTTHKRHERLFRELQSAAAALTGASSVAEIYSLVAGAAVEAFGATCVVCYRYDRASGELSPTALAPGDDDPEDLPPITDTDSVVWRSFAEGLPRHRAAALGPERSVGPDDPAVDETLLLPVGSHGVLLLEFGRRPAATETASDTDGRGAPATDATGATDATDATGTTSADGRNGTGTPRVARVEPESERGVEFASLLALLAEVTLDRAVQERALAERERRLARRDERLDALGHAVELLGVVVDAVVSTPTVARMEQAVCDDVTTVEPVAFAWIGETDRDRTVVPRRCTDGDAEGADWLDDEPDHSPSGVHPARAAVETGEIQHVGSLVEDCDDEDWARRALARGYQSTCAIPLCYRNASYGVLKLYATTPGAFEAIEESLSLLGSLVAFARSAGIRRRALTGDRRTELTLRLTGAPDFALRVATRLDCRVELVDGWTTDGDTADLTLRLPTSVAEDALALAERTATIRAAETVDADGGDYTTAVRLRQDGAWLGTMLADHGGRLEALTATPEAARVEATVPSGVDPSTVVDALDGRYGTVELQRQLSDERGEWSDGLADLLTDRQREVLETAVAHGYFASPRETDAETVAGHLGISQPTFSEHLRTAERRLFTALFGDDD
- a CDS encoding TraB/GumN family protein, with the translated sequence MSEQVATAGDDPGEGSVRVVGTAHVSADSVEEVERVIDEERPDVVAVELDEGRYRQMQGETPDDIEPGDLLRGNTVFQFIAYWMLSYVQTQMGEKFDIQPGADMLAACETAEEFGIDVALVDRDIQNTIQRFWARMSLREKLHMVGGLAFGVTDSRVVGLTAGLIVGLIAGPIIGLLGESVFGIGLPIMTRLTGGLLLAVVGSYVLDAVAQQFVDADRSLLYGIGGGLAVGIVGGVGLGLADPLVSAVLGDFAVRIVGSMTLGVSLGVLVGAVAGIAIDVLGLDAGAEEEYEEFDMAELTDTDVVSMMMEEFRQFSPGGAEALIDERDAYIAHNLVDLRAQGKHVVAIVGAGHREGIERYLAEPETLPPMESLTGTAESTGFPWGKLLAGAISVGFVAFFVLLAMAGVRNDFLLRLFAAWFVVNGVFAFGLAKLAGARWSSSLVGGLVAWMTSVNPLLAPGWFTGYVELRHTPVNVSDISTLNRLLSDEEKPLTDLVGEMFDVPLFRLIMIVAATNIGSIVASLLFVTYVLPLFGQELGGLDGVSRLMIDGARNSADLIWGALT